In a single window of the Ooceraea biroi isolate clonal line C1 chromosome 8, Obir_v5.4, whole genome shotgun sequence genome:
- the LOC105285636 gene encoding aspartate--tRNA ligase, mitochondrial isoform X2: MLAGSRIVFGCTSAMTRHHMWPIINKYQLNLLLKTRMPISAACVHNLVADKSAPSARTSSVSPANRYVLRTHTCGELTLKNVGEQVKLSGWLEFHRMCKFLTLRDSYGSTQLLVPEDREDLVEVIRNLSYESVLSIVGKVMSRPENQENKRMKTGDVEVHVESLEVLNAASRNLPIFIREFNKAKESQQMKYRYLSLRYPELQKNMKMRSTLTMRMREFLINECSFVDIETPTLFKSTPGGAQEFVVPTRQPGHFYSLVQSPQQFKQLLMVGGLDRYFQIARCYRDETARHDRQPEFTQLDIEMSFVDRDGVMSLIENLLAHSWPEELGSIKLPFKLMAYDDVMELYGSDQPDLRIPYQKYFTKSVRDEFSKIHSDYFDGTKLIQLKVEGDSWRTQLAKLFSSEVAENISRRCKLQQGDAVLLTVGSRIDALKLLGKLRVQFTNVLEAKSERIRSPDAEFLWITDFPLFTFEEKLESTHHPFTQPHPDDVEYLATDPLKVRSLHYDLVMNGSEIAGGSIRIHDADLQRQVLRILDIDETKLSHMLEALTYGAPPHGGIAIGLDRLVCLLCNAKSIRSVIAFPKTIEGRDLMSGAPSVISDETKALYHIQTTDE; this comes from the exons ATGCTTGCCGGTAGTAGAATTGTTTTTGGTTGCACCAGTGCCATGACGAGACATCACATGTGgccaattataaataaatatcaattaaat CTCCTTTTAAAGACTCGGATGCCGATTTCGGCAGCCTGCGTGCACAATTTAGTCGCCGACAAATCGGCACCCTCAGCAAGAACGAGTTCAGTTTCACCAGCCAACAGATACGTCCTGCGAACGCATACATGTGGCGAGTTGACGCTCAAGAACGTTGGGGAGCAAGTAAAATTGAGCGGCTGGTTGGAATTCCACAGAATGTGCAAATTTTTAACGCTACGAGATTCGTACGGGTCGACGCAGCTGCTTGTACCGGAAGAC AGGGAAGATCTGGTGGAGGTCATACGGAACTTGTCCTACGAAAGTGTCTTAAGCATAGTGGGCAAAGTTATGTCGAGACCCGAGAATCAAGAAAACAAGAGGATGAAGACGGGCGACGTGGAAGTGCACGTTGAATCCTTAGAGGTGCTAAACGCGGCGTCGCGGAACCTTCCGATATTTATCAGGGAGTTCAATAAGGCGAAGGAAAGCCAGCAGATGAAGTACAGATACCTCTCGCTGAGGTATCCCGAGCTGCAGAAGAACATGAAGATGCGCTCCACTCTCACGATGAGGATGAGAGAATTTTTGATCAACGAGTGCAGCTTTGTTGACATTGAGACACCGACGCTCTTCAAGAGTACACCAGGG GGTGCGCAAGAGTTTGTAGTACCCACCAGACAACCGGGCCACTTTTACTCGCTGGTGCAGAGTCCCCAGCAGTTCAAGCAGCTTCTTATGGTCGGTGGCCTGGACAGGTACTTTCAGATCGCCCGATGCTATCGAGATGAAACCGCCAGGCACGACAGACAGCCGGAGTTTACGCAG CTGGACATCGAGATGTCGTTCGTCGATCGAGATGGAGTGATGAGTTTAATTGAAAATCTGCTGGCGCACTCGTGGCCGGAGGAACTGGGTTCCATAAAACTACCTTTCAAGCTCATGGCATACGACGACGTCATGGAACTGTACGGTAGCGATCAGCCAGACCTGAGAATACCGTATCAG aaaTACTTCACGAAGTCCGTCCGAGACGAATTCTCCAAGATTCACAGTGACTATTTTGATGGCACGAAGTTAATCCAATTGAAGGTCGAAGGCGATTCGTGGAGAACGCAATTggctaaattattttcaagcgAAGTGGCAGAAAATATATCGCGGCGCTGCAAATTACAGCAAGGGGATGCGGTGTTATTAACAGTTGGCTCTCGAATTGACGCA TTAAAACTCTTAGGAAAGCTACGTGTCCAATTCACGAATGTATTAGAAGCGAAGAGCGAACGAATACGCTCGCCCGACGCTGAATTTCTGTGGATCACGGATTTCCCGTTATTCACGTTCGAGGAAAAACTAGAATCGACGCACCATCCGTTCACTCAGCCTCATCCAGATGACGTGGAGTATCTTGCAACTGATccattaaaa GTCAGAAGCTTGCACTATGACCTGGTTATGAATGGATCGGAGATCGCGGGGGGCTCGATCCGGATACACGACGCGGATTTGCAGAGACAGGTGTTGAGGATATTGGACATAGACGAGACAAAATTGTCGCACATGCTCGAGGCTCTGACGTACGGAGCTCCGCCTCACGGCGGAATAGCTATAG GATTGGATCGCCTCGTCTGCTTGCTCTGCAACGCGAAGAGCATAAGGAGCGTTATAGCTTTCCCGAAAACGATAGAGGGACGAGATCTAATGTCCGGCGCGCCAAGCGTCATTTCCGACGAGACGAAGGCGCTGTATCACATACAGACGACGGACGAATGA
- the LOC105285636 gene encoding aspartate--tRNA ligase, mitochondrial isoform X1 produces MLAGSRIVFGCTSAMTRHHMWPIINKYQLNLLLKTRMPISAACVHNLVADKSAPSARTSSVSPANRYVLRTHTCGELTLKNVGEQVKLSGWLEFHRMCKFLTLRDSYGSTQLLVPEDREDLVEVIRNLSYESVLSIVGKVMSRPENQENKRMKTGDVEVHVESLEVLNAASRNLPIFIREFNKAKESQQMKYRYLSLRYPELQKNMKMRSTLTMRMREFLINECSFVDIETPTLFKSTPGGAQEFVVPTRQPGHFYSLVQSPQQFKQLLMVGGLDRYFQIARCYRDETARHDRQPEFTQLDIEMSFVDRDGVMSLIENLLAHSWPEELGSIKLPFKLMAYDDVMELYGSDQPDLRIPYQIQNLTHVVDLPVLKESMKLEHDKANVYALVFPNKSKYFTKSVRDEFSKIHSDYFDGTKLIQLKVEGDSWRTQLAKLFSSEVAENISRRCKLQQGDAVLLTVGSRIDALKLLGKLRVQFTNVLEAKSERIRSPDAEFLWITDFPLFTFEEKLESTHHPFTQPHPDDVEYLATDPLKVRSLHYDLVMNGSEIAGGSIRIHDADLQRQVLRILDIDETKLSHMLEALTYGAPPHGGIAIGLDRLVCLLCNAKSIRSVIAFPKTIEGRDLMSGAPSVISDETKALYHIQTTDE; encoded by the exons ATGCTTGCCGGTAGTAGAATTGTTTTTGGTTGCACCAGTGCCATGACGAGACATCACATGTGgccaattataaataaatatcaattaaat CTCCTTTTAAAGACTCGGATGCCGATTTCGGCAGCCTGCGTGCACAATTTAGTCGCCGACAAATCGGCACCCTCAGCAAGAACGAGTTCAGTTTCACCAGCCAACAGATACGTCCTGCGAACGCATACATGTGGCGAGTTGACGCTCAAGAACGTTGGGGAGCAAGTAAAATTGAGCGGCTGGTTGGAATTCCACAGAATGTGCAAATTTTTAACGCTACGAGATTCGTACGGGTCGACGCAGCTGCTTGTACCGGAAGAC AGGGAAGATCTGGTGGAGGTCATACGGAACTTGTCCTACGAAAGTGTCTTAAGCATAGTGGGCAAAGTTATGTCGAGACCCGAGAATCAAGAAAACAAGAGGATGAAGACGGGCGACGTGGAAGTGCACGTTGAATCCTTAGAGGTGCTAAACGCGGCGTCGCGGAACCTTCCGATATTTATCAGGGAGTTCAATAAGGCGAAGGAAAGCCAGCAGATGAAGTACAGATACCTCTCGCTGAGGTATCCCGAGCTGCAGAAGAACATGAAGATGCGCTCCACTCTCACGATGAGGATGAGAGAATTTTTGATCAACGAGTGCAGCTTTGTTGACATTGAGACACCGACGCTCTTCAAGAGTACACCAGGG GGTGCGCAAGAGTTTGTAGTACCCACCAGACAACCGGGCCACTTTTACTCGCTGGTGCAGAGTCCCCAGCAGTTCAAGCAGCTTCTTATGGTCGGTGGCCTGGACAGGTACTTTCAGATCGCCCGATGCTATCGAGATGAAACCGCCAGGCACGACAGACAGCCGGAGTTTACGCAG CTGGACATCGAGATGTCGTTCGTCGATCGAGATGGAGTGATGAGTTTAATTGAAAATCTGCTGGCGCACTCGTGGCCGGAGGAACTGGGTTCCATAAAACTACCTTTCAAGCTCATGGCATACGACGACGTCATGGAACTGTACGGTAGCGATCAGCCAGACCTGAGAATACCGTATCAG ATACAAAATCTGACGCACGTTGTTGATCTACCAGTATTAAAGGAGAGCATGAAACTCGAACACGATAAAGCAAACGTGTACGCGTTAGTTTTCCCAAACAAGTCT aaaTACTTCACGAAGTCCGTCCGAGACGAATTCTCCAAGATTCACAGTGACTATTTTGATGGCACGAAGTTAATCCAATTGAAGGTCGAAGGCGATTCGTGGAGAACGCAATTggctaaattattttcaagcgAAGTGGCAGAAAATATATCGCGGCGCTGCAAATTACAGCAAGGGGATGCGGTGTTATTAACAGTTGGCTCTCGAATTGACGCA TTAAAACTCTTAGGAAAGCTACGTGTCCAATTCACGAATGTATTAGAAGCGAAGAGCGAACGAATACGCTCGCCCGACGCTGAATTTCTGTGGATCACGGATTTCCCGTTATTCACGTTCGAGGAAAAACTAGAATCGACGCACCATCCGTTCACTCAGCCTCATCCAGATGACGTGGAGTATCTTGCAACTGATccattaaaa GTCAGAAGCTTGCACTATGACCTGGTTATGAATGGATCGGAGATCGCGGGGGGCTCGATCCGGATACACGACGCGGATTTGCAGAGACAGGTGTTGAGGATATTGGACATAGACGAGACAAAATTGTCGCACATGCTCGAGGCTCTGACGTACGGAGCTCCGCCTCACGGCGGAATAGCTATAG GATTGGATCGCCTCGTCTGCTTGCTCTGCAACGCGAAGAGCATAAGGAGCGTTATAGCTTTCCCGAAAACGATAGAGGGACGAGATCTAATGTCCGGCGCGCCAAGCGTCATTTCCGACGAGACGAAGGCGCTGTATCACATACAGACGACGGACGAATGA